The sequence below is a genomic window from Lentimicrobium saccharophilum.
CGGGGTCCGGGCTGGGCGACAGAAGAACCTTTAACGGTAGTTGCCTCAGGAGTTTCTGATGGTGTCTGGGGGGCTGTCACTGACGGATCAGAGGAGGCAACAGGCGCCTGTTGCGGCTTCTGAGGCTGCGGCTTACCTTTGACAAAGCGTTCGTTGGGGATGCGTTGCCGTTTGTGTTTGTTCTCACGTGCTTCCTTTTCCTTCTCAAGCATCTCTTTTGAAGGATTCAGCGCCTGAAAATCAAGTATCTGATAAACCAGATCCTGCTTACTTAATGAATTAAAGCGGGGAACATTCAGATTCCCGGCAATAACTTTCAGCTCATCAATAGATTTGCTGTTAAGCTCAATAATATCGTACATAAATAAAAATGATTGTGTTGTGATCGTGAATTTGACCGGAAGATTAAAGATTAATAAGCGAAACCGCGCCCCGGAATGATCCGACTACCCTGCCTAACCTAAAGAAGTAATGAGAGAATAAATGAGAGCGGGATTGAATTGTTTTTGAAGATGCAAATATAAACTAATTTATTCACTTCAGCATCTTTCCGAAAATTTTTAGAATGAAATCAACTGACCAATACCGGCCAGCCTGTTTCCCGGTCTCCTTATCTTCTTTATGCCCGACTTTACCCGTATATAAAATTTGCCCGGTTTTTCTCACCAGCACGCATAAAATCAATAAAAGAAGTTTAAACGCTTAGAATAAATTTATCCTGCTTCTTTGAATAATCTCAAAAATATCCAGTAGGTTTGCACAAAAATTTCAATATAATAAAAATATGAAACACACTGCATTTACCAGTTTTCATGAGGCAATGGGGGCCAAAATGGTTCCGTTTGCCGGTTTTTATATGCCCGTTCAGTACGAAGGACTGAATGCGGAACACGAAACAGTAAGAAAAGGCGTTGGTGTTTTTGATGTGTCGCACATGGGCGAGTTTTGGGTAAAAGGCCCCAAAGCCCTTGAATTTGTGCAGTGGGTTACTTCAAACGATGCCTCAAAACTCAGCGACGGAAAGGTACAATACAGCTGTTTCCCGAACGACAAAGGCGGAATTGTGGATGACCTGCTTGTTTACCGCATAAATGCCGAAACCTATTTACTGGTTGTTAACGCCGCCAATATCGACAAGGACTGGGCCTGGTGCAACAGCCAGAATAAAATGGGAGCTACCCTTTACAATGCTTCCGGTGAAATCTCGCAGCTGGCAATTCAGGGACCTCTCGCACTGAAAGCCATGCAGAAGCTCACCGATACACCTATTCTTGACATGGAGTATTATACCTTTAAAAAGGTAACTTTTGCCGGAATTAAAGACGTGATCCTCTCCACTACCGGATACACCGGTGCGGGTGGTTGCGAAATCTACTTTGCCAATGAAGATGCTCCGAAAATCTGGGAAGCAGTTTTCGCGGCAGGTGCTGAATTCGGTATTAAACCCATCGGCCTCGGCGCCCGCGATACCCTCCGCCTCGAAATGGGATTCTGCCTCTACGGCAACGACATCAACGATACCACCTCCCCTATTGAAGCCGGGCTTGGATGGATCACAAAATTCACCGACGAAAAGGATTTCATTAACAAAGCCGCCCTGCTGAAACAGAAAACTGAAGGCGTTACCCGCAAACTGGCCGGATTTGAGATGATTGACAAGGGAATTCCCCGTCAGCACTATCCCATTCTGGATGCTGAAGGCAATACCATCGGTGAGGTTACCTCAGGCACTCAGGCTCCATCGCTCAAAGTAGCCATTGGAATGGGTTATGTGCCTGCGGCATTTGCCAAAGCCGATACTGAAATTTTTATCAGTATCCGCGATAAGTCACTGAAAGCTAAAGTAGTGAAGCTGCCCTTCTATAAAGGTTAACTGAAACAAACCTGAAAGACCCGCAAACCTTTCCGGTATGCGGGTCTTTTTCATTCAATCACCTGCAACCATGGTCAGAAACCTGGAAGTAAGCTTAAGCCCTGCACTTTACCCGCACAGAAACATGAGCGGAAAGCATATCACCGTGGTGATTGACATCCTGCGGTTTACCACATCGCTGATCGCTGCATTCGAAAATGGTGTTTCCGCAGTAATTCCGGTCGCATCGCTGAGCGAAGCAGAAAATCTCAGTAAACAGGGATATCCTGTTGCCGCAGAACGCGACGGTTTACAGCTGCCTTTTGCTGATTTCGGAAACTCAGCCGCTGACTTCAACACCGATGCAGTCCGGGGTAAAACACTGGTTTACTCCACCACCAACGGCACCGGGGCAATGACCATGGCTGCCGGAAACGGACCGGTAGCCGCCGCCGCATTTGCCAACCTGCCGGCAATTTCGGATTGGCTTTACACCCGCAACGAAAATGTGGTCATCCTTTGCTCGGGATGGAAAAATCTGTTCAGCGCCGAAGATGCACTCTGCGCCGGTGCGCTGACCGGGATGCTCCTGAATTTGGGGACATGGACTTTAAACGGAGATGAAGCAGGCCTTGCAATTAATCTCTGGAATCTGCACAAAGACAATCTTAAAGAGGCCCTTACCAGTACCAGTCACTACCGGAGACTGATCGGACTGGGTGTCGATCCACTCCCCGACTATACAGTGAGAACCGGAATATCCGATGTAATCCCGGTTTACACCGGAGGTATTATTAAAAATATCAATGAACGGAATTAACCATTTCAACAAAACCCTGTTTATGAAAAAGCTTGTTTTACTAACCACCATTGCCATGAGCCTTGTTTTAGCGGCCTGTAACCAGGGCCCCAAAGAGGAGACCCCACAGCAGGATTTCAGATTCCTGCTGGAACAATTCGCCGACCTGAAAATCATGCGTTACCAGGTTCCCGGATTTGATGAACTCACACCCAAACAGAAAGAACTGGTTTATTATCTCAGCCAGGCAGCCATTGCCGGCCGCGACATTTTGTTTGATCAGAACTACAAATACAACCTGGCCATCCGGCGTACCCTCGAAAACATTGTGGAGCACTACCCCGGCGATCGCGAAAGCGACGATTTCAGGAATTTTATGGTTTATACCAAACGGGTATGGTTCAGCAACGGCATCCATCACCATTACTCCAAAGACAAATTTTTTCCGGAAGTCAGCCCTGAATATTTCACATCGCTGATCCGTGAAACTTCCCAGGGCAGGTTCCCCCTGCGTGAAGGGCAGGATATGGAAAACTTCATTGCCGAAATCGTCCCGGTAATCTTCGATCCGTCCATCGCTCCCAAAGCCGTGAGTCAGGAAGCCGGCAAAGACCTGCTGCTGAATTCAGCCTGTAATTTTTACGAGGGCGTTACCGAAAAGGAGGCCGAGGCTTATTATGCAGGGCTGAAAAACAATGCAGTGAAAAACGGGGCCGACACCCTGGTTTCGTTCGGCCTGAACAGCAAACTGGTAAAGAAAAACGGCGTAATTACCGAAGAGGTTTACAAAATGGGCGGCCTGTACAGCGAGGCCATTCAGCAGATCGTTTACTGGCTTGAAAAAGCCGCTGAAGTTGCAGAAAATGAACACCAGCGGGCGGTAATCGAATCGCTGGTGAAATATTACGAAACCGGCGACCTTGGCATCTGGGACGAATATAATGTGCTGTGGGTAAAGAATCTGGATTCGCATATTGATTTTGTAAACGGATTTATCGAAAATTACGGCGACCCTATGGGCCTGAAAGCCACCTGGGAAAGTGTGGTAAATTTCAAAGACGTAAAAGCCACACAGCGGGCTGAGACCATCAGCGCCAATGCGCAATGGTTTGAAGATCACTCTCCGGTGGAGCCGAGATTCAAAAAAGCCGAAGTAAAGGGTGTTTCAGCCAAAGTAATCACCGCTGCGCAACTGGGCGGCGACTGCTATCCCTCCACCCCCATTGGCATCAATTTGCCGAATGCCGACTGGATCAGGAAGGAACACGGCTCGAAATCGGTGACCATTGAAAACATAACCTATGCTTATGATCAGGCTGCCATCGGCAACGGAATGATTGAGGAATTTGCAGCTTCAGCCGAAGAAATTGAACTTTCAAAAAATTACGGCAGCCTCGCCTCAAATCTGCATACCGATCTGCACGAGTGCCTTGGCCATGGTTCGGGTCAGTTGCTGCCCGGCACCCGCGGCGATGAACTGAAAAACTACGGTTCTCCCCTTGAAGAAGCCCGCGCCGACCTTTTCGCACTTTATTACATTGCCGATCCCAAACTGATGGAACTTGGGCTATACGACAATGAAGGCGTTTACAAAGCCGAATACAACAGCTACATCCGCAACGGCATGCTTACCCAGCTTACCCGCATAGAGCCCGGAAAGACCATTGAACAGGCACATATGCGTTGCCGCCAACTGATAGCCGCCTGGAGCTATGACCTTGGTAAGGACAAAAATGTAATTGAGAAATTTGAACGCGACGGTAAAACTTACGTGAAAGTAAATGATTATCAGGCGCTCAGAGAGACTTTCGGAAGAATGCTTGCCGAAATTCAAAGAATCAAATCGGAAGGAGATTATGCTGCCGGCCGTGAACTGATTGAAAAATATGCCGTGCAGGTTGACCAGCAACTGCACAGCGAAATTCTCGGACGATTCGCTAAACTAAATCTAGCACCATACGGCGGCTTTATCAATCCGGTTTTTGTGCCGGTTACCAAAGACGGAAAAATCATAGATGTGAAGGTGGAGTACCCCGAAGATTATACCGAACAGATGATGGATTATTCAAAAAACCATTCTTTTCTGCCTACCTACAATTAAGCAGGCAGCATCTTACCGCATCGGAAGATACAGTGACCCGGCAAGCCCACCCCGACTTGCCGGGTCATTTTTTATCTGATTGCAGATTGCTTAGAAATGCCGGAACAGGCCTGCCGGAAGACCGGGCAAACTGACAATACAGTTGCCATCATCCGGTTTTAGGACAATTCATCAAGGCTTTTCATAGGAATTATCAAACCTTCAGAATCATCCCGTGTATAATGCCCCGCATTATGTATTTTTGCCAGGTTTTCCAACTCCACAATAATGATAAAACGACTTTTATTCCTTGCCGCATTATCACTTCTCAGTTTTTCATGCCTTGTCGCGCAGACCGAAGTGGATGAACGTGCCATGATCTCATTCCGCAAAGGATTGGGATTCAACGCCCCTGACAGCACTTTCGGAGTTAATCTGCGGTTAAGGATGCAGAACCGGGTAGCGATGAACTTTAATGAAGACCTGAAACTTGAGGATATTGAAGCCAGGGTCAGCCGGCTAAGGTTGCGTTTCGACGGATACATCCTCGGGCCGAAACTGACTTACTACCTTCAGCTTTCCTTTTCGAGGGGCGATCAGGACTGGGACAACACCCATGTACCGAACCTTGTACGTGACGCTATGGTTTATTATCATTTCAATCCGAAATTCTACCTGGGTTTCGGGCAGGGAAAGCTTCCGGGAAACCGGCAACGGATAATTTCGA
It includes:
- the gcvT gene encoding glycine cleavage system aminomethyltransferase GcvT, with translation MKHTAFTSFHEAMGAKMVPFAGFYMPVQYEGLNAEHETVRKGVGVFDVSHMGEFWVKGPKALEFVQWVTSNDASKLSDGKVQYSCFPNDKGGIVDDLLVYRINAETYLLVVNAANIDKDWAWCNSQNKMGATLYNASGEISQLAIQGPLALKAMQKLTDTPILDMEYYTFKKVTFAGIKDVILSTTGYTGAGGCEIYFANEDAPKIWEAVFAAGAEFGIKPIGLGARDTLRLEMGFCLYGNDINDTTSPIEAGLGWITKFTDEKDFINKAALLKQKTEGVTRKLAGFEMIDKGIPRQHYPILDAEGNTIGEVTSGTQAPSLKVAIGMGYVPAAFAKADTEIFISIRDKSLKAKVVKLPFYKG
- a CDS encoding 2-phosphosulfolactate phosphatase, which gives rise to MRVFFIQSPATMVRNLEVSLSPALYPHRNMSGKHITVVIDILRFTTSLIAAFENGVSAVIPVASLSEAENLSKQGYPVAAERDGLQLPFADFGNSAADFNTDAVRGKTLVYSTTNGTGAMTMAAGNGPVAAAAFANLPAISDWLYTRNENVVILCSGWKNLFSAEDALCAGALTGMLLNLGTWTLNGDEAGLAINLWNLHKDNLKEALTSTSHYRRLIGLGVDPLPDYTVRTGISDVIPVYTGGIIKNINERN
- a CDS encoding dipeptidyl-peptidase 3 family protein, which codes for MKKLVLLTTIAMSLVLAACNQGPKEETPQQDFRFLLEQFADLKIMRYQVPGFDELTPKQKELVYYLSQAAIAGRDILFDQNYKYNLAIRRTLENIVEHYPGDRESDDFRNFMVYTKRVWFSNGIHHHYSKDKFFPEVSPEYFTSLIRETSQGRFPLREGQDMENFIAEIVPVIFDPSIAPKAVSQEAGKDLLLNSACNFYEGVTEKEAEAYYAGLKNNAVKNGADTLVSFGLNSKLVKKNGVITEEVYKMGGLYSEAIQQIVYWLEKAAEVAENEHQRAVIESLVKYYETGDLGIWDEYNVLWVKNLDSHIDFVNGFIENYGDPMGLKATWESVVNFKDVKATQRAETISANAQWFEDHSPVEPRFKKAEVKGVSAKVITAAQLGGDCYPSTPIGINLPNADWIRKEHGSKSVTIENITYAYDQAAIGNGMIEEFAASAEEIELSKNYGSLASNLHTDLHECLGHGSGQLLPGTRGDELKNYGSPLEEARADLFALYYIADPKLMELGLYDNEGVYKAEYNSYIRNGMLTQLTRIEPGKTIEQAHMRCRQLIAAWSYDLGKDKNVIEKFERDGKTYVKVNDYQALRETFGRMLAEIQRIKSEGDYAAGRELIEKYAVQVDQQLHSEILGRFAKLNLAPYGGFINPVFVPVTKDGKIIDVKVEYPEDYTEQMMDYSKNHSFLPTYN